A window of Clupea harengus chromosome 24, Ch_v2.0.2, whole genome shotgun sequence genomic DNA:
aaagtctcccctgtaatcccCGACTACGACTAGCAGGAGAGGTAATATAATACAATACTTGATAGGCTAATTcatacaatatttatttgtgtgagtctggttgtttagtgcaatgggggtgtatgatcgttattgtctataaaggaaggcattgcaacgggagACTTCCCGTTGATTgcgtccattcgcgccccacctgtcacgtctctgcgacccaactttatttgtacggcgcatttcatacacggCGGTAACACAATGCTTCTCAcagtaggaaaaaaaaagacaaactcagattttccagagataaatacacAGGCAATGACAtactaaccacactggcaccgtaaaggactgctcatcacggttatcgtcaaactaagagacagctgctttTCTTGTAATAAGACACAGATaagtacataaataaatgttacataaatggtaaataaatacattttacagtgagtgataagcgatcaaagaggtatgtcttaagtgcatgtttaaaggtttcaaccggtgtgtaccttgagagcatgtctgttatatattcaggtgcatgactatggagacAGAtcgttttttggagtcagcattaatcatgagatcatttacaaccttgactaatgccgtttctgtgctatgattggaacgaaaaccagattggaaagtGTCAAAGGCACTTGGCATTAGCGACGCTAAAGGTTTTGGCCTGAGACTGCCATGGCTTGGCTACTTGGTTGACGTGTTTTCCTACAGGACAACAGGAATCTtgttttcaatatttttttcgTGAAATCATAGTAGCTTGCTGTcaattttttacaaataaatgcaatatgcaattacagtttttcatgAATTGGGGCACCATTAACTTTAACTAATGTTAACTCAGCCAACGGCAATCAGACTTATCTGTCTTAACTCCCAAAAAAGTCTATATGGCTGGGGCCTGGCTAATGACAAAACATGTTACAGGTAAATCCATGATCAACAAAAAATAGCAAGTACATGTGGTCAAAGAAAAatcatacatttttgtttttatgtttacataCAGAACAACCACAACTGAAAGTTAGCCTGTCCAATGATAATGTAGTCACTTGCTTGTGAATAAGTAAACATTACTCCATATAAGTTTGCATTAGGTCGCTGCACTGCAAGAAGAGTTTTTAGTATTTTAAGCACACATTTGATGATATTATTAAAACGCATTTGCCTACATGAACATAAAATCTATACAGGCAAATATCCGACAGCACATTCTACATCAGTGCAGTGGTGTGAAGAGTACATGTAATATTGCAAGACTTTTACTTCTGTTGTGAAGTCACCTTAGCTAACTGAAAGACATTATTCTTTATTTATGAGTGTTTATTTACAATTGATATTCTATTGCAACTAATGGTTATGGCATACTATGCTTTGATCTTAGCAATATCTTCTTACAAATACAGATCACACTATTTACATCTTACTAATACAGCTCACTGTATTTTGTGGTTTGTTTGCTTCCATCTAATCAGTGACTGCTGAACCAACATCCAATGAGCCCAGTCTCATATGTCTTTATTTATGCCTGATTATTTATCATCAAAATGTTCTATTGCAGTCGGGCTGCCGAACGAACCTCCACAATGAGCGTAATCTCAGGTGTCTTGGTAAAAACACTGGAGGATCTTAAAATCAATGACTTCAAAAGGTTCAAGCACAACCTGTGGAGCCGTGGCCCAATCACCAGGCAGAGGTTGGAGGAGGCTAGCATAGACGACACAGTGGCCATGATGGTGCAGGCCTACTGTGAGATGAACTGCGGCAGTGTCATGTCGGACATCTTGAGAAATATGCACCACAACCAATTGGCCTTGAACCTGGAGAAGGACCTTCAATCAGGCAAGTTACTCTTCTACAGCAGCATGCTTTCATGGCTGGTTAATGTAGTTGATGTTTAGATTACAGTGCCAATGACCTGAAATTGTTGTGGTTCACTATTTTCGACCATCAGGATGCTTGATTTAGAGCACTgataatatgcatgtgtgtcgtGGTCCTGGGATGCCTATAGTGGAGATCGTGTGAGCATTGTCTGCTGACACCCCATATGGATAAGGGTTAATGTGAGCTTAGAGCTCAATATTGGCTCATGTCAAAGATGGGGCATTACCATTTTACCCTCATTTACCTCTCACTGCTGTCTGGTTAATGTGAGTTTAGAGCAACTAGTGaaatggaggagaaagggaaggaggtgGGATACTTGGCTATGCCAGAGCGCGTGATGTAGAGAGAGGTAGGGCACGTTAAGATCTCCTAGAAGCGGGGTGACAGCTGTCAGTCATCCCCATGGGATCCTCACAAAactgatatttttttattttgttccaATAAATGAAAAGCTCATACTCCCCCTGAGCAACCATGTGTAGGAAGCCTATAGGTGACGACCCTtttaaaacacagagaaatCATTATGATGAATGTAACTGGCATACTTTACAGCAGCCAATAAATGGCCTTTAAATCCCTGAAATGCaatgcctctctctttcaataTTGCCTTATCTTTCTGATGGTCCTTGTTCATCAGTGGTTCACATATCAGTAATTTATTGTATTGgtatttgttttggtgttttttcctttctttggcATATCCGTATAGTAAAATTCATGTGTGGTCAGAGACTGTGTACAGTTCAGTTTGACCTGATGGTTATCTGAAATCGACTAAATTTGAGTTAAATCAATATGGCTTATCAGGCTTTTCTGTAATagtatctctccctgtctcttcactttctttcttctcttctctctgcctttcaggAGGAGTCAGGTTGGGTTCCCCAAGTGTCTCTGGAGGGGCTGAAGGAGCCAGTTTCAGCGCAGAAGATTCTgcacactgcagcagcagcctgcCCCCATCCAGCTATGACACCCAAAGATCAGATACCGGTGATCACTCTTTTTATATAAAACCTGAATGTAGACAGTCCTGCAGTACAAaattgtgcatatttgtgtaatGCCATTTTATTCCGCATTATAGAATTACAAAGGAGGATAAGGACTCCATTATAACTTTAATGTCTTGTTCAGAATGGCCTAATGTGATTGGGTCCTAGATGATACTCATAGATACTTGGTTGTtaaactcaaatatcaacaaactttTGCCAGAATCCAGTTAACCATATCATCAACATGGATTTTCAACtgtatgtctttttttgttagAACTCCTCAGTAACGCACACACTACCCTTGGCTGTGTCACCACAGGCGCTGAGTTGAGGATCGTTGTGGTTGGCAAAACCGGAGCAGGCAAGAGCGCCAccggaaacaccatcctgggtgGCGACGACCACTTCCGCGCCCAATTGTCTCCCGGTTCAGGCATGGCGACTTGCGAGAGGAAGACTGGCATGGTGAGTGGCCGATCGGTCATCGTGGTTGACACCCCGGGTCTGTTTGACAGAATATTGGCTGCAGACGCGATTAAAAGAGAGTTTGGAAAGTGTGTGGAGATGTCCATGCCTGGGCCTCACGCCTTCCTGCTGGTGATCAAGCTGGGGAGGTCCCccgaggaggagaagaacgCCTTGAAGTGGTTCCAGGAGAACTTCGGGCCGCAGGCATTAAGGTACGCCATAGTGCTCTTCACAGGTGGCGACCGGTTGAAGGGGAGACCTGTGGAGGATTTATTGCCCCGCAGGGCCGACCTCAGGGATTCTGTCCACAGCTGCCAGAACCGATACCACGTCATCAACAACAAAGAGAAGATTGATCGGACTCAAGTCACAGGGCTGCTGGAGAAGATCGAAGCCATGGTGATACACAACCGAAGGACATACTACACCAACGCCATGTACCAGGAGGCccggaggaggatgagagaggagaggaagatgcaAAGGCAGAAGTATGAGATGAGGATCAggcaagaggagaaaaagaaagaacaaaagagagcCACTATACAAAAGGAGATCAAGAGCGCAGAGAAATGGAAAAAGTGCTGTTCCGTTCTAAAAGACGTCGGGGCCTTTGTTGAGGGCGGGGTAGAAGAAGAGGTTTGTGCAGCAGGGTTAGGAAATGCGCTTGGTCTTCTGGACTATGTGGTAGATGACTACGAAGATGACATCAAGACATTGACCAAAAAACTTTCTAAATTAAAATAGTTGAAATTTACACCCAGATGTGATACCTACATCAGTAAAAAAGTCATCAGTAACCTAAATGTCAAATTTACTGAGATATTTGAATTCCTTCTGATTTTCCCTTTTCAAAGACACATTTTCCTTTTCAAAACACGAGATTGTTAGCTTTAGATATGTCACTTTAGATTTTTTCTTTAACTGCATCTCTCAGTAAATGGTCTCACTGAGGTGCATTTATTGTAATACTGACTTCCTGCTAAGATGTGCCCATGTGCCAAGTATACCTGGATCTCCAAGGGCACACTCTAGGAGACCCTCTCAGTCAGAGTGCCAACCAGTATTTCTGGATCTCCAAGGGCACACTCTAGGAGACCCTCTCAGTCAGAGTGCCAACCAGTATACCTGGATCTCCAAGGGCACACTCTAGGAGACCCTCTCAGTCAGAGTGCCAACCAGTATACCTCGATCTCCAAGGGCACATGCGCTTGAGGAGACCCTCTCGGTCGCAGTGCTGTTTACAGCGTTTAAAATCAGACTAATCGTTCAGGTTATACTTTTTTAAGTATTTCACTGTTTTTCATGCTTGGTTTATATTCTGCTTGCTTGTATTCTGTTGTTGGCTATGCATTGAATTAATAAAGATAAATTGATTTTCCAAGATTTTGCTGGATGggaagtttgttgtttttgttgttttggtgaGCATTCAGGCTTGTACTGTTCATTTATGTAAAGTTAGATATAACAACGTGATTAATAGTTTATAGAAAGACCTTGTGAGAAATATGTGTTCAGGGGTTAAATTGGGCAGGGGCTTTTCTTTGGTCTACACTCAGCTATGTCATCAGGGGACGGTCAGCCTTGCACAtcttataattataattataattaagacctttgtcaggtttttaatggcacacacgacacactggaacacacacgtgcatatatggaggcgacacaggacacacacacacaggtaggcctGATGTtacggtgaatttattttctgctttttcccatcctgaaccgtccttcctcaaggacctcccaggagcagtgggcagctttgcagcgcccggggaccaagtgaagtgaactgtccatctttggtcagggatggacatgagttctgttattttgcatgtttttactgttggggttcttagtggaggaaaccccttgtgaacacggggagaacatgcaaactccacacagaaaggcccgggagatagcccacctgagcactgtgcactctggggaggacctgccccccagagccaacagcgccccatgcgggaatagaacccatgaccttcttgctgtgaggcagcagtgcaagcaactgagccaccgtgccctTCTTCTACGATGTATAGATTTGCACACGTTTCATTTTTCTGTCACTGGTATTCCTTAAAAGCTAGCAGATGAGGGACCTcaattcagtcagtcagacagcaTAGATAAGTCGTTCTCAAAGTATGGTCCGCgagtgccccgtaatggtccgcgacgcccaaaagtaaattattgcgacatttctaacatacaactcagaacgaagagaacacagtcagtagtagcctaatctattaaagagttgcctaatctattaacaaggtcatggattggtggcttaagacagggacaatgaaaagaaaatgaaatgagaaagcctctgacacagacaaggagaaggtgcaacggcgagatggttcagccgcattgggcatcatcccgccgcagagctgcattcaaacagcgtttttttctcccgctgcggagacagcaagatgataactatattctgtgttgtgtgacgttggataatgacaactcttaattatgaaaagttgactactaggatggctatattaatgccagtcgggtagcctactgttggaagtgaattactgcggtcgcgttGTCGGTAtacgcatcgttgtgtttattggtcgtgttgtgtgttacattggcgtgtctgagtgtgtgatgatgggagtatgaggctgtgagcgaactatagtttgtaacataaccaagtcacgcatggcacagggttccagatgctttgcctagcgcattgttatatctataactagcctaccggtacgtaaaaaagaagagcccacccgcgaaaatcatgtgccgctaacgattgtctggcgccaggtctgggtaggaggcctgttgttccggggatatactatttagttataTGGTCCGcaagttctttttttattgGCGAAGTGGTCCTTGGTTttaaaaagtttgagaaacactggcatAGATGGAAGAGTGATATGTGGGTGgaaaggtagagagaaaaaaggtcAGAAAGTGACAGAAAGTGACATGTTTCATAACAGACTGTAAATTATGAAACAACGTTTCGATTAGGCCTGTACTAAATTGCCGTTGACGCAGGCTAACTGTTACATTAACCTAGTTGGAAAGCTCTAGCCGGTTCTGGCTGTAGTTCGAGTTAAACTTTCAAGCAAGCCAGCCCTTATTGAAATCTCTCAGCATTGTCAGGACTTTGACAAATCCCAGTTTAGCCCCTGGTTATGTCCATAATGACATCACCTCACTAGAAGTAAATGGTAAATCAACAGAGTGCTAAGACTACAAGAGCCCATTTTGTGAACCTCTCCCCACCTATCAGCCAACAGTAATCTTCATATCCAGGTGTCTGGAATTCTCCATTTGACGGTATCAGACGTCTCACCTGCATGGCCTCTGAAGTACATTAAGGGGTTCTGCCTGTACATTATTTAGGTCTATAAGAGCAGAAGTCAGGCAAACTTTTGGTCACCTTGAATTTAAAATGACACGAAACTAGGGCAAACAACTCAATCCATTTGTAAATACATATTCATCATCACATttaaatacaacaaatacaTATTAAATTCATTTTCCTAAAAAGGGAGCcctcccaggtgtgtgtgtgtgtgtgtttgtgtgtgtgcatggaccaAGGAATCCATTTCAAATTGGTTGGGTCCATCAGCACACCAACCCACAATCCCCAGCCCAGAGTGAGATGACAAACATTGGCCTGCAGTAGGCTGAGAAGGTCTTGGTTGATGGCGTTTCCAATCGATAATTACGCCCACCTGATAGAAATAGAACAATCTGATTTGCAGACTTGTTttacaatgaaaatgaaatgttctaATCATGCACATTACTGTGGACCTGCTGCAGAGCTCACTTTAGATCTGGAAAAGTCTGTAGGGCCCTCACAGGTCTGCAGCTTGCCTAATGTTGTGTTTTCTACCGTATATGACAGTCAATGTGAAGCACCTTGCCTAATGTTGTGTTTTCTACCATATATGACAGTCTCAAACCGGACACTTTACGAAGTACTCTGCAATACAgggcactgcaatacagtgcacttacatctgtagtgcgatctgtcgctgattagtgttgtctcaaatggaacactgactgaCGCAAATGTGCGAGcattttacccataaatctgagCGCCAGCTTCCTCCAGGCCAATTGGAAATTTTAAagaaagatggcggaccaaactccgctgacggccgtgttttgtatgtaaatctacatcttttggcgttttctcgcttagattttttaaagttacagagaaatcgACATTGttctatcagataacacagttattgtaaccagcaataatggttgaagtgatatGCGAGGCGttagtcagccaactttccaaactgaaaagctgccgaagggctcctcctcttccgctacgtagccaagatggcgcccgtttagggagtgtagtgtccatcgttttacactgcattttttgaccatTTTCAGTGCACAATCctggtactttcagtgccctgaattctgcaggttctgtcagtgtgaacgccctatgcactgaaagtcagtgttcgAAGTGCACAAGTGCTCGGTTTGAGACATGGCACATGTGTAGTACCTTGCCTAATGTTGTGTTTTCTAACGTCTATGACATGTTGCTTGTATATGTAGATTAATGTAATAATCCATTAATATGCCGTTATATTAATTTATTacataattatttttatttaatttttctaTCAAAAGCACATACCCAGTAAACTGAACTTAGTTCATTCTTAATAGAGTAGGGGAGTCAACCGGATGTTTGTAGCGTTAGCATTTTAACACATGTAACGGTTGAGTGAGTTAAAATGTAGTTTTTGGTTTGTCTTTTGTAACAAACTGTTGTCATGTCTCAtgaaaataaagatgttgctaAATAAGAAAAGGAATGGAATACATTGTGTTACCAAGTAACAGTTACTTGCCTCAGGAAAAAATaagtggtatccatggttacagacatCTCTTAACTCACACTTTGCGGTTAATCAGGGATGTAAAGGTTCTAAATAAATCCAAATTTCAAGACAGATTTCTGTACTGACAAAGCAGGCTAACATGTGCGCAAAATATGA
This region includes:
- the LOC105896103 gene encoding GTPase IMAP family member 7-like, giving the protein MATCERKTGMVSGRSVIVVDTPGLFDRILAADAIKREFGKCVEMSMPGPHAFLLVIKLGRSPEEEKNALKWFQENFGPQALRYAIVLFTGGDRLKGRPVEDLLPRRADLRDSVHSCQNRYHVINNKEKIDRTQVTGLLEKIEAMVIHNRRTYYTNAMYQEARRRMREERKMQRQKYEMRIRQEEKKKEQKRATIQKEIKSAEKWKKCCSVLKDVGAFVEGGVEEEVCAAGLGNALGLLDYVVDDYEDDIKTLTKKLSKLK